The sequence AGACTgccataaaataaagatatatgtaACAAACCctacaacaaccacaaaaaaaaatatattaaggcTAATAGGCcaagtaaggaaataaaaagaattcaaaatttaaaaaaaaactcaaaaaaagcagtaaaaaaaaagaataaacaaaagtaaacaaaaaccaaatagcAAGACAGATTTAAACTTAATCATGTCAACAAAGTAATCGTATATGTaaacaattaaaaagagaaatcaaactaTAAACAAGCAActgctgcctataagaaaatcactttggagttcccgttgtggcgcagtggttaacgaatccgactaggaaccatgaggttgtgggttcgatccctgcccttgcttagtggattaaagatccagcattgccgtgagctgtggtgtgggtcgaagatgcggctcggatcctgtgttgctgtggctctggcatagactggtggctaaagctccaattggacccctagcctgggaacctccatatgctgcaggagcggccctagaaaaagcaaagagacaaaaaaaaaaaaaaaaagaaaaaagaaaaagaaaaagaaaatcactttgaatataaagacacaaataagttaaaagtaaggaaaaatgaTATGCCCATGCTAACACTGATCAAAAGAAagttgaggagtttccactgtggcacagtgggttaagaacctgactgcagcagctcaggtcactcaggtcactgcagaggcatgtgatgtttgatccccagcctggtgcagtgggttaaagaatcaggGGTTGCtataactgtggctcagattcaatccctggcctggaacttccatatgctgcaagcacagacaaaacaaagaaagaaagaaagaaagagagagagagggagggagggagggagagagagagggacaaaggaaggaaggaaggaaggaaggaaagaaggaaggaaggaagcaagcaacCAAGCAAGCTTGGGTAgataaatatttcaaagcaaataACATTACCAGAAATAAAGAGGAACACTTCATAAAGCTAAAGGAATCTTTAGGACATCAAGACCAAGAGGACATAAAATCCTAAAGGTTTATGATTTGAAATACATGATGCAAAAACTAAGACTTCGAGGAAAAACATGGGCAAATACATAATCAGAAATTTCAACACCCTTCTCTCAGTAATGAATAGAAAGGACAAGAATCATCTAGGATCCAGAAAACCTGATCAACCAACTTGACCTAATTAACTATCAACCATCAACCAACTTGACCTAATTAGCATCTACAGAACTCTTCACTCagtaacagcagaatacagattATTTTCAATTACAAATGGAACACTGACCAAAGTAAACCATATTCTTGACTGCAAAACAAgtcaaaagaaatttagaaaggttcaggagttcccgtcgtggtgcagtggttaacgaatccgactaggaaccaagaggttgtgggttcggtccctgcccttgctcagtgggttaacgatctggcattgccatgagctgtggtgtaggttgcagacgtggctcagatcctgcgttgctgtggctctggcgtaggccggtggctacagctccgattggacccctagcctgggaacctccatatgcctcgggagcggcccaagaaatagcaacaacaacaacaacagcaacaacaacaaaaagtcaaaaaaaaaaattaacaaaaataaagacttctAGATAATCTCCAAATATCTAGATACAAgatacttttaaataattcatgggtcagagacagcaaaaggaaaattataaagaattcTGAACTAAGAGTTCTAGTCAtagctcagaagaaatgaatgtgactagcatccataaggacacaggtttaatccctggccttgctcagtgggttgaggatccggcgctgctatgagctgtggtataggtcacagacaaggcttgttctggtgttgctgtggcacaggcgagtggctacagctcccattcgacccctagcctgggaacctccatatgccgcaggatcggcccaagaaatagcaaaaagacaaacaaaacaaaacaaaacagagttgccctaagctgtggtataggttgcagacgcggctcggatcccacgttgctgtggctctggtataggccagcggctacagctccgatcagactcctagtctgggaacctccgtatgccgcaggtgcggccccagaaaagacaaaacaaaacaaaacaaaacaaaaaaacaacctgataTACTTTTAACcaaatgtattagtttgctagggctgctgtaactaAGTACCACacattgggtggcttaaacaacataaatGAACTGCCTCATGATCTTGGAGGGTAGAAGCCTGCAATTACAGTATctgagggctgggagggaagggaCATTTACACCACTCTCCTTGTTTACCGATGGCCATCTTCCTTTGTCTCTTCACACTGCTAACCctctatattttccctttttctaaggacaccagtcatatttgATTAAGGGCCCCCGATCCAGTCTGACTCAACTAATCACATCTGCAATAACCCTATTCTTGAACAAGGTCACATGCTGAGGTACTGgggtttaggacttcaacatgtaAAAGTTCAAGATATTCAATGCATAACACCAGAATAATCATAGAAAAACTAagacaaattaccaatatcataTGAATGAAATATCTTACAGATTCTCTAGCTATCAAAATAAGAGGGGAATATTATGAACTAATTtaagccaaaacaattttttttttttttttttttggctttttagggacacacctgtggcatatggaaatttcgaggctaggggtcgaattggagctgcagctgccagcctacaccacagccacaccaccaccagatccaagccacatctctgacctataccatacttcatggcaatgctggatccctgacccactgagcgaggccagggatcaaacctgcatcctcagagatactagtcaattcacttccactgtgccacaacaggaactctctaagcCAATAAATTTGATAACACAGATGACGTAGATAactttctccccttcttttttttggctgtgcccaaggcatacaaaagttccagGCTCAGGGACTGAACTCGAGCCACAATGATGACCCaagcccagcagtgacaatgctggatccttagcctgctgagccatcaggcaACTGAAGTAAAtaaatcttttgttgttgttgttgtctttttaggcccccactcatggcatacgtagattcccaggctagcggtcgaatcggagctgttaactgctggcctataccacagctacagcaacgtgggaatcaagccgtgtctgtgacctgcatgcaccacagctcacagcaacgctggatccttttttttttttttttcccttttctttttgccttttctagggccgcttcctgcagcatatggaggttcccaggctaggggtctaattggagctgtagccaccggcctacaccagagccacagcaatgtgggatcccagctgagtcttcgacctacaccacagttcacggcaacaccggatccttaacccactgagcaaggccaggggtcaaacctgcattatcatggatgctagtcagattcatatctgctgagccatgatgggaactcctagataaatttcttgaaagacacaCTCTATCAAAGCTTACTAAAGAaaatgtggaggagttcctgctgtggtgcagcggaaatgaatccaactaggaaccatgagggttggatccctggcattgctcagtgggttaaggatccggtgttgccctgagctgtggtggaggttgtagatgcggctcagatctgatgttgctgtggctgtggtataggccagcagctacagctccaattagcctagcctaggtgtggccctaaaaagcaaaaaaaatttttaaaaaataaaaaataaataaagaagaaatggatagCCTAAGTAGGCCTATCTAATAAGACACAAATTTTTAGTTAAATTTCTtcttacacacacataaaactctTAGCCAGAAAGCTCTCACAGGTAAATTCAACCAAACATTTAAGAACAAAATACTACCAATTCCACACGaactgagaaaacagaagaggagggaatgCTTTCCAGTTCTTCCTATAAGGCCAGCATTAAGCTAATACCAAGTCAGGAAAAAACatttcaagaaatgaaaaataatacaataaccTATCAATATCAATGCAAaacttcataataaaattttaacaagtaaaacccattattaagtaaaaaggATTATGTATTAATGACCAAGAGGCTTGTCCCAGAATGTAGGATTaggttaatatttgaaaatcaggagttcctgttgtggctcagcaattaatgaatctgactaggaaccatgaggttctgggttcgatccctggccttgctcagtgggttagggatccagcattgctgtggctgtggagtaggccagtggctacagctccaattggaccccagcctgggaacctccatatgccttgggtgcggcccttgaaaagacaaaaaaaaaaaaaaaaaaaaaaattgaaaataaatccatgtaaattaacaaactaaaaaaggagtttccattgtggctcagtggttataaacctggctagtaaccatgaggatgtatgttcaatccctagcctcactgggtgggtcaaggatccagcattgctgtgagttctgGTATAGCTTGGAAACGTGGCTCgaattctgctttgctgtggctgtggcatagtccagcagctgcagcttcaacccctagccttggaacttccatgtgccaaacatgcagccttaaaaagcaataaaagaaaaaatataacacaaaaaaaacaaaactaaactaaaaaaaaaaaaaaccatgatcaTATCTCATTAGATGAATagaaagcatttgataaactTCAACACTCATTCCTGATAAAATTGTAGCAAATTAGGAACagaagaaaatcatcaaatgaATAAAGACAAGATGGGATAAGAGATGGAGAAGACTGGGTTTGCTTGCTTTAAAATTCTGTTCTAGCCAGGTTGATCTAGTAGCGGGTGAGGGTAACAAAGCCTTTCCTTTCTCTGACAGTGTCTAAAAcactataaaaaattaactttcaacAAGTgcataaaaatcaattttcctcAAAAATATCTTCTGGCAAAACTAGAGTGTATCTTATACACATAAACACTTGCAATTACATTACTTTTGGAAATTCTTGTCACATCTATCTATTTTGGCATCTGATCCACATAGGACAATTTACCAAGTCAAGCACTATCCTACTTCCTCTTGATACCCTTCCCCTCAATTCTGACTGCTTCATAAATCATTTTGATTGTCATTCAAAATGTCATCctagttttaatttataaatacgTATGCTTCATTCTCATATATACTGAGTACTTATTATCTGCCTTAAATCTATTTGTGGCTacctgttggatttttttttatatgaaggAGCTTACAAATAATTTATACCCTTTACTTAGCATTGAACATATAGTTTCATTTAGTCCccacactcttttttcttttcttttctttttatggctggccctgcggcatatggaagttccaggctagaggttgaatcagagctgcagctgcaagcctacaccacagacacagtaacatGGGTTCTGAAccgcatcttgcagcaatgctggatccttaatccactgagtgaggccagggattgaacccacatcctcatggatactaattgggttcttaatccgctgagccacaactggaactccaccAAGCCATTCTTCAATGTAGGCAGCACTGTTCCCATGAGGAATGTATGGCTCACGGTATTTAAGCAGCCCATCTGATCTCACACGGCTGGTTCCCAGCAGAACTAAGACTCAATCCAGGGTTTGGTTGACTTCAAAAGCTATACTCTACACTAAACAGCTGCCTTTGTCTTCCTGACTATTTTTCTCCTTGGGTTGTTCCCTTTGACCTCAGAGATAGGGAACTCTGTTCTCTGAACACTCTCTTGATACTAATAATCTACTTATTTGCTCAAGATGATCTATCCCTCTAAATCTGGAAATAAATCATTTCTTCTCACCTGCAAGTAGCGACCCAGGTCTATGGAGTAAaaccttttccatttttaaaaagtaaaccctCATCATTTGGGAATTACATGTTGTATAAACACATTATTTATAAGAATCCTTGAAGGGAGTTTGCTTGTGAAATCATACTATAGAGTTCAACACCTTAAATGCACAATAAATTTTCCTGAGAAATGCTATTCACTTACACTGACAGCATTAATATCTGACACATGTCCAGTGAAAGACTGTCTACACATGCCATCACGAATGTCCCATAATTTGGAAGAGGCATCACAAGCACCAGAAACAAAAGTCCTCATGTCAGGACTTAGAGAAAGACTCATCACATCTCCAGAATGCCCAGTGAAGGTAGTGGTCTGCTGGGCAGTTTCGATGTCCCATAAAGCactagaattaaaaatagaaataattaatgAGTGTTTTCTCTTCTTACACAGTTCCTACTACTACCCACAACCTCAAAAGCAGTAATCTTCTGGAATAAACTTACCAAGTTGTATCTCCTGAACTTGTAACAATTTGACTGTCATCTAAAAAACGACAGCAGGACAAGTATCCTATAGCATAAAGAGCAACAAAATTTAGGTTATCACTGATTAGTTCAATTGGTATATGAaacaataatatatattttaaaaaaatatgatacctGTTTGTCAGCATAATCTATAATTACACTAACAAATAATCTTTTAATTACTTCAAACTCTATGCTGCCTGGAACCACATTTTATCAAAAACCTCCCTCTTATTATTTACTCTGTCAATCATACCATGTTGGTCATTCAGAAAGCTACAAACAGTCCCTTCCACATACTACAACTACCTAAGAGAAAGATACTCCTTAATACAAATATCTATCATCTATAGCAGACTGGGTTAATAAGTACCTtggagaaatactttaaaaatctcaGTGAAGGCTTCATGAAACAGGTGGCAATCCAATGCTCAGAATTCACCAGTGTTTCCAAATATGGAAATGGGAGATTTTGTAAAAAGCATAGCCAAATAGTACTCCCCAAAATCCAGAGAAACTGAAACCTAATGAGTGGCTGTATATTCCTAATTAACACTGCTAACCAAATACTATATTATTGAACTACAGTATGCACAGTGGCAAATAAAGCAATGTACTATCACACAgtgaaaaatactttataaatgtaCCTTAATACATATTTCAATTCCATAAGATACTAAAATCCCATAACTGTCatattttgcaaaaatatagaaaattatatttggtttttgtattttccattgtttgaatttttgcaataaatttatcatttttacgaaaaattatttttgaaagaaaactaGAAGCATGGCCATCATTTGTATAATTATAAAAAGTCAGCATTTCCCTGATTCATGCTTATTTCTACTCTCATTTGACTAACATGCATCCTTTAGCCAAATGAGTGCACTGTGTCACTTTCTTGATGAGCTCAATTTTTAGGAGTCAAGTTTGGGAGGAAAGGATGATATGTAGGGAAGCTCACCTGTGTGACCCGGTAACTCTCGGCTCACTCTCACATTTCCCTCTCTGGTTTTTAAGTTATATATTGAGCAGATGTTGTCCAGTCCTCCACAAGCAACGTAATTACCAGAGGGAGCATAAGCACAAGTCATCACCCAGGAGGACCGCAAAGGAATAGCATGCATCTGCAGGACAAATACAACACACAAGAACTATTACTAAGTAAAGAGTACAAAAACAATCATTAATCATTCCAACCTATTCACAATGTAGCAACTActactaaaaattaaatgtatcttACCAAATAagccaagtaaaataaaattcgatggtttgaaaaaatgaataaaaaacactAATGAACACTGaaatgcctgtttttttttttcctgtattattaTCAAATCATTTGGATTTAAATGCTCTTTTCagaatgtattattttaagaAGAGCAAGGACATAGGACATTTCAACACTAATAGAGCCATTTGAAATATTAAGTGTAAAATGTTAAAGAATttaataaaactggagttcccattgtggcacagtggaaactaatccgacccggaaccattaggttgtgggttcaacccctggcctcgctcagtggattaaggatctggtgttgccgtgaactctggtgtaggtcacagatgcagcttggatctggtgatgctggggtgtaggctggcagctgtggctatgactggacccctagcttaggaacctctatatgctgagggtgcagccctaaaaagcaatttaatAAACTTGTTTTTACAGTAGTGCTCAAAAGAGGAATTTCCGCCAACATAACACTGAACAGTACAAGTACTGGAGTTGATTAGAATGGTTCTTCCATGAAGAACGACACCCTTCTAATAACAAGTATTTTGGGTTCAAATTCTAACAATGGTAACAGTTTGCACAGATCTATTCACACTGTTGTCTGGTGCTTGATTACCCAATCATGTGCAGGTCACATAGTCAAGTTTAAGGTGAATGGGAACAGCAAATGGCCCATACAGACAATCAGTACATAGTATGATTACTGCTATGTTCTCCTTTCATctgagaaggaaattaaagaataaagcAGAGTTGACAGACATCAAACCAAATAAACGTTTATATATAAGAATGGTTAAGAAATTCTACCTTATTTGTTGTATAGCTATCCCAAATAATTAATTTTCCATCTTGGGAAGCACTGACTAGTAGCCTAGAGGAACAGACACAAAAATAGTGACACTTAGAGGGAAAAGTAGTTCAAATTAGTTACACACTGCATTAATGTAGAACagtccagaaaagacaaatacgaCTTTGCTAATTAAAAACTGGAGaacaaaaaatattcttccaattttatgtatttattgtttattttggccatgcttaTGGCAcggggaaattcctgggccagggttcaaacccacgccacagcagtaacaatgctgaatccttaatctctaggccaccagggaattcctctccCAACTTTAAAGAAATGCATTCTGCACgccaaaaaaaattcaacattaaaTTGTTTTAGATACTTTACTAAAAATATCTCTGGTTATGATTCAACTTTTTCATGATAAGAATATTCTAGTTCTTATTCATGATTCTGGTAGATATTAGCTAGCTGGTTTAGTATTTACTGACTTAAATATAATGACAACAGAGTAAATATAAGCCTAACAACCATGTTTTACTCAAACTAAAATATCAATTGAGAGCCTATGAGCATAAGGCAGTGTCGTGGGTACAACACAGGCAAGGTACCTCCTACCCTTGGAGCCTCTACCATCTGGTGGAGATAAGATATTTactataacaggagttcccatcgtggctcaagctgtcaatgaacccaactaggaaccatgaggttgtgggtttgatccctggcctcactccatgggttggggatctggcattgctatgagctgtggtgtaggtcacggacacggctctgatccagcattgctgtggctgtggagtaggccggaggctacagctccgatttgacccttagcctgggaacttccatatgctgcgagtgcagccctaaaaagctaaaaagataTTTACCATAATAAACTAGGTAAACGAAAATTGTCAGAGGAGTGGTATAAAATAAAGGCTATCGGAAAACAAATGAGGGACAAATTAACTAATTGAGTTACTGAAGGAGTCttgcaaaagaaaatacatcttaGAAAATGGAATTTTGAAAGCTCAAAACAGAGAAAAGTCTGTATTCTATAAAGAGGGTATGTTACAGGGCAAGAGGTTGAAAAATACAATGGGTATTTCCAGTGTTGTGAATTTCCCAGTTATATAGTCTGTAAGAAATGGTGAAAACAATTTAGAAAAGTAGACTGGGCTTAAACTGCACAAAGCTCTGTTTGCCAGGCAAAATGCCAACTCCTGACTAAGTTTTTGGCAACTGGATTTTTcgttttggaattttatttttcactatggtataaaattcaaaatatacaaaaggaTATACAGTGAAAAGAATCACCTTCCCATCCCTATCACCAGCCACCCAGGTTTCTTCACTATAGGTAAGTAACATCACCAGGTTCTTAGGTATAATCATTTCAAGTTTTATGAACGGGAAGATCTAACCGTAGGGTACTGTATGGAAActaaagtaaattatttaaaaatcaactgatggagttcctgttgtggctcagcagaaactaacccgactgttatccatgaggatgtgggtttgggccctggcattgctcagtgggttgaggatctggcactgcagtgagctgtggtataggtcatggacgaagctcggatccggcgctgctgtgctgtaggctggcaactgtagctctgattcgtcccatagcctgggagtttccatgtgccgagggtgcagtcctaaaaagaaaaaaaaaaaaaaaaaaaaatcaactcacatCATCATCAGCACTGAATTGAGAAGAACATTAAAAGGAACAAGTTGATAATGAGAATGGGTAGGAAGACAATGTGAGATAGGTTCTTTGTTGATTCCTTTGTTTTCCTATGAAGACTGACATAAAGAACCCATTATATAGTGGGGGGGGagttggccacacccatggcatgtggaagtttctgggccagggatggaactcactgcaccacaagagaactcccattaaCACTGTTTCAAGTGATtgtattttgagttaaatttttgcCATATCAATGAGTAGACTATTTCTCATCTGAAGcttcttttagaaaaagaataaaacattcagCCTAGCTTTATGTCAgttgttaattatatattttatttactcccTCCTAAGAGGCACAAGCTCTACACTACTGGACTCAAGCATCCCAATTACATGGAGATGTGCCAACCATTAGCAACATTTTTAGGATTctcctggaagaagaaaaaaatgtacaacttctattaagaaataatttcttagTTAAGATTATTTTTCCCAATTTGATGAACCAAACCAAAGGAGCAAGTCAACCACTATGGCAGCAAGTGACCTGCTGTTGCCAGATACTCTGGAAAAAGCACAGACCACACTGTAACCCTATGAACAAAATAAAGCATCATGACCAATTATCCAACCTGCAAGCCAGGTGGCAGCcatatgtgtgcacatgcataggtgtgtgtgcatgctcaACAcacacttggggagttcctattgtggctcagtggttaacgaatccgattaggaaccatgaggttgcaggttcggttcctgcccttgctcagtgggttgaggatccagcattgccctgagctgtggtgtaggttgcagatgcagctcggatcccgtgttgctgtggctctggcattggccggaggctacagctccgattcgacccctagcctgggaacctctatatgctgcaggagcagcccaagaaatggcaaagagacaaaaacaaaaaacaacaacaaaaaaaccacacacacacttgaaTGTTGGGCTTAGGGGAATAAAAGATGTACCCAATGAAAATGCTTTTGCTTTATGTAATTCCATCCTTTGTGAATTTAGGTGATAAATAATTATAGCAATATCCAGTAACTTTTGGAAGccaatattcaaaaaaattgtCCTTATCAGCTGAAATTTCAAGGTTAATATACAACAGAACTGCCTtggtaatttaaaaacaacaaagtatAATATGCcactgcaaagaaaagaaatcctaaatCCTTTCCCTAAATCATTTGATAAAGGATATTTGGGggagttaaatttattttccctattaattgtttctaaacttttaaagtgtcaatgaatatttttattaaaaacctgTGATCATACTAGATGCATTCTCTGCAAACACTTCATAGATACAGGctgtttctaaaagaaaatacaaatgatgactcaataaaaataattctgcagACAGTTTGAAAATGGCAGGTACCAACCTCGAATCATATCCCCAATGCATGGCATAGATTTTAGCGAGGTGACCCCTTAGTGTACGTCTCGTTCGCATTTGTATTCGACCCACGGAATCCATATTTGAGGTGATCTTTAGGAAGCAACCAGAATGTTATTCTTTACCTTAGACAGAGctcagaaaacaaagcagaaacaactgcgaggcaaaaaaaaaaggatacatagaACAAATGTATAGCAATTGaaagtaattaaatataaataattccagTCAGTATATGATCAATATACTGTTCAAGAAAAAGTATGATTTACTTGCATACCTTCCAGTGAGAATATCTTCTGTACACCATTAACTAAAAAGAACAGATATACCTCCCAACTTCAGTAACAAAAACAGCCACAAATAAAAATCTAATAGATGCTCACACAGTAACACATTTCTCATTTTAACTGTCTAAAGAAAGccattttttatgtatatgactgggtcactttgctgtacagcagaaaataagaggacactctaaatcaactataataattttttttaaaaagagttggaAATCCATATGAAGGCAAGCAAATGCTATCCAGAGGTTACTCCATATCTCATCATCTTTTGAAATATGTTATCTTATACAAGAGAAAATAGACTTCATTCAgctttggaagaaaaagaaagccagttTTCTATCTGAACAGCACATAAAACACTTAATAAAAATGCTTGATATTAATTAAACTACTGAAACCTTCCTAaagtttatataagaaaaaaaaagcttaaccagggatataaaaaagaaccaggagctacttaaaaagaaacatatgaaTCTACATATTTTTATACTAGTTTTTTTATGCAGacttctattttaataaatacgCTTTACGAAGCACTTGGACAGGATGTGACAAATcataaagtctttttaaatagagatctcattttttctttcaactaaatactaataaaaagaatctgaatgtCATCTCCATTAGTGTCAAGCTGTTTCATgagaattaataaaatgaattgaggaaaaataaaaactttacctGAACAAGCGTTGCATCATTACATGCTTTCCTGGCATCCTAAAGTAAAGAAAGATTATACATTTAGACATGGAAATCTCTAggtatgatttaaaataatattttcattgaaaACACAGATATGAAATATACTTCTTATATACcacataatctttatttttaaaatgtttattacaataaaaatcacatagcagaaaattaatcattttaaggTGTGAAGCTGGGGTGGTTAGCATAGTCACAATGTTGCTCAACCAGGACCACTACCTAATTCCAGCACATTTCTATCactccaaaaaaagaaaccctat is a genomic window of Sus scrofa isolate TJ Tabasco breed Duroc chromosome 13, Sscrofa11.1, whole genome shotgun sequence containing:
- the GNB4 gene encoding guanine nucleotide-binding protein subunit beta-4, with the translated sequence MSELEQLRQEAEQLRNQIQDARKACNDATLVQITSNMDSVGRIQMRTRRTLRGHLAKIYAMHWGYDSRLLVSASQDGKLIIWDSYTTNKMHAIPLRSSWVMTCAYAPSGNYVACGGLDNICSIYNLKTREGNVRVSRELPGHTGYLSCCRFLDDSQIVTSSGDTTCALWDIETAQQTTTFTGHSGDVMSLSLSPDMRTFVSGACDASSKLWDIRDGMCRQSFTGHVSDINAVSFFPNGYAFATGSDDATCRLFDLRADQELLLYSHDNIICGITSVAFSKSGRLLLAGYDDFNCNVWDTLKGDRAGVLAGHDNRVSCLGVTDDGMAVATGSWDSFLRIWN